A single genomic interval of Spinacia oleracea cultivar Varoflay chromosome 6, BTI_SOV_V1, whole genome shotgun sequence harbors:
- the LOC130463186 gene encoding uncharacterized protein yields MGSRFTFSDMKNPLFLHLSDGPLSISVTKLQGAADYRAWRRSFEIQLSSKRKLGFVNGTVISSNEEEVNATHWDTCNDLVTCWLHANVSDSIKNSILFIKNAHEAWKLLEKKFMLSNGSRKYKLNKDLFNLKQNGRNLDEYYIVMSSLWDEIESMNMLPILTTIAQDVSAVMKAIETQKQEAKLFQFLNGLDDIYSPQRSKLLMQSPLPSVESACVVIQQEETQRDMLVHNGGLDGDTSAMYNKGGVNIERTGRCTACWIKGHNSERCWTVVGYPKWHYKYNKKVGGKTENRSQSTGKWSGNKRSSSSGMKSANSAQGMNEKDDEIVFSSQQLEKLVKLIPSSAVSALNAMKHSDTDDELDNVFSGMITCLNARCDEWIMESCVSNHMIGTLNMLTNVRKAPSNLTINLPTGASAMITHNRDITLPNGLEMTNVLYVPRSNTI; encoded by the coding sequence ATGGGTTCGAGGTTTACATTCTCAGATATGAAAAATCCTTTGTTCCTTCATCTATCTGATGGACCTCTTTCCATCAGTGTGACTAAGTTACAAGGTGCAGCTGACTACAGAGCATGGAGGAGGTCATTTGAGATACAACTCTCATCCAAAAGAAAGCTCGGATTTGTCAATGGCACTGTGATAAGCAGCAATGAGGAAGAAGTCAATGCAACTCATTGGGATACCTGCAATGATCTGGTAACTTGCTGGCTTCATGCTAATGTATCTGATTCTATCAAAAATTCTATCTTGTTTATTAAAAATGCACATGAAGCATGGAAACTGTTAGAAAAAAAGTTTATGCTTTCAAATGGCTCTAGAAAATATAAGTTAAACAAAGACTTGTTTAATCTGAAACAAAATGGTAGAAACTTGGATGAATATTATATTGTGATGAGCAGCCTGTGGGATGAAATTGAGTCAATGAACATGCTTCCCATTCTCACAACTATTGCACAAGATGTATCAGCGGTAATGAAAGCTATTGAAACTCAAAAGCAGGAAGCAAAACTGTTTCAGTTCTTAAATGGTCTTGATGACATTTATAGTCCACAAAGAAGTAAGTTGTTAATGCAATCACCCTTACCATCTGTTGAGTCTGCTTGTGTTGTGATACAACAAGAAGAAACTCAAAGAGATATGCTTGTTCACAATGGTGGTCTGGATGGTGACACCTCTGCCATGTACAACAAGGGTGGAGTGAACATAGAAAGAACAGGTAGATGCACTGCTTGTTGGATCAAAGGACACAATAGTGAAAGATGTTGGACTGTTGTTGGATATCCAAAATGGCACTAcaaatacaacaagaaagttggAGGCAAAACTGAAAATAGAAGTCAGTCCACTGGAAAGTGGTCAGGTAACAAGCGAAGTAGTTCAAGTGGGATGAAATCTGCTAACTCTGCTCAAGGGATGAATGAGAAAGATGATGAGATTGTGTTCTCAAGCCAGCAGTTGGAAAAATTAGTCAAACTCATACCCTCAAGTGCAGTGTCAGCACTCAATGCCATGAAACACTCAGACACTGATGATGAATTGGACAATGTCTTCTCTGGCAtgataacttgtttgaatgcaAGGTGTGATGAGTGGATAATGGAATCTTGTGTATCTAACCACATGATAGGAACTTTAAACATGCTGACAAATGTGAGAAAAGCACCATCTAACCTGACAATTAATTTGCCAACTGGTGCAAGTGCAATGATAACTCACAATAGAGACATCACTCTTCCTAATGGTCTTGAAATGACAAATGTATTGTATGTGCCTCGTTCAAACACAATTTGA